From the genome of Pseudomonas helvetica:
GGTGCCAACGGTTTGATGAAAGCGCTGCTGGCCTAAAAAAGGCTGATTTTTGCTCATCCAAAAGACGGTAAAAACGGTAAAAACGGCGTTGACGTGTTCCAGGTCGCGACTGATGCGACACGCAGCATTTGCCTTGTGATCGTTCCGCCAAGAATGTTAATGATCCAAGATGATGAAGCTATGAGCGTTTTTACACACTCAGGGCCGGTAGTGGCCTGTCATGAAGCGTTGCCATCGGCAGAAGCTGCTGGGCGACTTCCCTTAAATAAGCACTAACTAAGGTGGACATCGCAATGAAGAGCTGGATAGCTAATACGAAAATTAATGCACTGTTAGAGGCTAACGCTCAAAAATTTGATGGCGTGAAGGTTAGACGGACCCTTATAGAGTACTGCTGTAGGTATCAAGAGATTTATCCTTTTGAAACTCTGGAAGAGCCACTTGAGTTTTTGACAAATGACGTAAATCCGGGTTGTAAATATAGGGAGATGCGAGCACTGCTTAGGATTGCTGCTGAAGAATACTGCTTTAGTTTAAACGAGATAGCTGATGCTCTTCTTGAGCTGATAGACACGCGAGCCCTTACTACGGACCAAGCAAAGAAAATTATCAACCACGTTTTCGAAGCATTTTCCTGCAATGAAAGCCCTGAAGATTTCATCCCAAGAGAGGATGCTTACTTGTGTAAAAATCTATTTGCGATTACCTCCAGCTAGTAAATGGTTCAAACCGCTCGCCTTGCTCACTAGGACGGGCCCGATTGGCAGTGACTAGATACTCGTTTCTGGCCAGTTTTAGGCCTTTGGTGACCGGCCGCTTCTGGCCGTACAGCGGACGCATAGAAGGCCTCTACACATCATCAATACGAGTGACGTCATGCCAAAACCCACGAGTTACCTATTTGCTTATGTTCGCAAAGTGAGCGAGGGCCGGCCAGATGTAACCGCTATCGTACTGTTTGGTTTACAGGCGGAAGGCGGTGATCCGGTATATCTGGAAATTCGCTTTCGGGATTATGAAAAAATGCAGATTGAAGGTGATCACTTGATGCTCGGATTAGAAGAAGCATTGGAAAGCGCCGAATTGGAGTATGGAATTTTGCCCAATGATTGGCGAGCAATGAGCGAAGCGGAGATTCAGCGGATTCCATTCAGCGTCGGCGGAACGAGCAGTTAGCGAGTTGTCCGATTTTGGCCGATAGCAGCCAGACATAGGATTCAGCTCCCTGATTTTTTCCGACCAACAAGCCTACGTGCCCTATGACGGCGAGACTGGGACAACGTTTTGTCCTCGGCGCAATGCGCCAAGAGCGCAGTCAGCTCAACGTCTATAGGAAAACCATCCTCAAGCCATTTAAGCGCCAGCCCCGACCAATATTCGGAATGCGACGTCAAGGCTGTGATCACCAGCGGCTGCAACACTATATCGGCAGGCAGTGTATATTTTTCGCTAAGGGCTCTTACCGCATCTGGCAAATCGAGTGCAGCTGTTTCGAAAGGTTTCTCAAGCAGTGGCAACAACCAGACATAGCTGAATTCTTCGTTCATCTTCTCCCCCCGATTGTAATGGCGACGTTCCGTATTCCAGGAGGCAGCTCTCGACCCAAAGTGGTCTTTATTTATCGTCCGTTTTTAGCCGTCTTCCACCTGTCACCAAGAGCAAAAATCGACCCGCAGAAAACAGTCAACACCCATGGACGTGTTAGCTGGGTACGCCGAAAAACTGCTAAAAAAGGCTAAAGATTTATTTTTCGTCGAGTTGAGAATCCAGGCGTCCATGGCCGTGGTAATTCATGAAGTCCCGCATGGTCGGTGAAAGCTTTTCTTGTGAAGCAATCCGCCAGAACTTTCTTTCCCCCAGAACCGGCCGTAACCGTTTGATTAGTTCCTGCGCCGTATTGTGTTTGCCAGTACGCAACCAGTACCTGAATAAGTACTCGTTTTCCTGCCTCGGTAGCTGTGCCGCTTGGAGTAGTTTGAGCGAGTATCGGTAGTTCAGTTGCCATAGTCGCTTTAGAAAATCGAGTCTCTCAGCGATTGGAAGACTCAATAGCCATTGCCTCACATGCCTATCCGCCTGAGCAATACCAGATCGCGATGCCACTTGCTCCGGGGTGAAACGAGAGTCGTCCATGGTGTACAAGGCCGAATGGTCTAAGGAAAGATCTCATTCTGTCCTAAGCACAGGAGTAACGGGCAGCTTTATTTCACGTCAATGTCTGCTCTTGCCGATGACAGTCAGGCAGAAATCGGCCAGAAGCGGTCATCTACCCCATCGACTTACTTCACGCAATCACTCTCGCATACACCGAGCGGTCCACATTCCCACCGGACAGAATCACCCCCACCCTTCTTCCAGCCATTGCTTCACGCTCCTGAATCAGCGCAGCAAGGGCCGCCGCACCCGCCCCTTCAGCAAGATTGTGGGTATCGGTGTAATACACGCACATGGCCTCGGCAATCTGCGCCTCACTGACCGATACGATTCGCTGCGCACCTTGCGCGTAGATGGCAAAGGCTTCCGGAATTGGCTTACGCACGGCAAGGCCGTCAGCAAAGGTATTCGCCGAAGCGGTTTCGCATATGGCTCCTGTGTCAAACGACAACTTTGCGGCCTCGGCATTAGTGGAAACCACGCCCACCACCCGGGTGTTCAGGCCAAGCGCGTCGCGGGCGGCGATCACCCCACAAATCCCCGAGCCACAGCCAATCGGCACGTAGACCGTATCCAGATCCGGCGCAGCCTTGAACAGCTCCAGCGCGTAAGTGGCCACGCCTTTGACCAACTCGGCATGGAACGGTGGAACCAGATAGAGGCCATGCGCTTGCGCCAGGCGCGCGGCCTCTTCACGGGCTTCATCGAAATCGCGGCCACACTCGACCACTTCACCGCCAAAGGCGCGCATGGCATTGTTCTTTTCTACCGAGTTACCCTCCGGCACTACAATCAGCGCCCTCAAACCCAGCGCGCTGGCTGCCAGCGCCAGGCTCTGGCCATGGTTGCCGCGAGTGGCGGAGACAATACCCTTGATGCCCGGGTGCTCGCGCTTTAGCCAGTGCATGAAAGTAATGCCGCCACGCACCTTGAAAGCACCTGTCGGTGTGTGGTTTTCGTGCTTGACCCAAACGGTGCAACCCAAGCGCTCGGCCAATAAGGGCCAAGGGTATTGAGCGGTAGCGGGCATGACCTGGTACACGTGGTGAGCAGCGTGTTCGATATCGTCGCGAGTCAGTCTGAGCATGAGTCGTCTCCCTGAGGTTTTGCCCAGTCTAGATACGGGCGCATCACGCAGGCTTTCAAAAAACTGACCTGACTTTTGTGCCCCCGCTTCACTACTATGGTGTTCATGAACCATCGAAGCCGCCTTCAGCCAACGCCCCGCCCCGAACCGGTCCGTCGAGTCGAGGCAGGGCCATGGGCGATTGAATTGTTACCCGGCGCCGCCTACGCGACCCGGTATGTAGCGCCCCAGGCAGCGATTGGCTTTGCCTTCGACAGCCAGCGCGGCCTTCACGCCATTGGCAGCGACCGAGTGCTGCCCTTCGATGCCATGCCCAACGGTCTGGCGTTCGTCCCCGCCGGCTGTGACGTGCTGTCCGAGTCCCCCATGGGCGGTGAATACCTGCGGGTAATGCGCACTGACGGTAATGCGTTGGTCGGGGATAGTGCATTCAACAATCGCATTGATCAGCAGGCCATTACCCTCGCCCTGCGAATGCGCGGCGCGTTGTTGCACGCCTCCGTGGACGACGATTGGGAGGCCTGGGCACTCGCATTGGCTGAACGGGCGACGGGCGATCAAACATTTTCGGCCCCACCCCAAGGCTCTATCACCGGCAGCCGGATGCGTCTGCTCGATGAGTTCATTGACGCTGGCCTCGACGGGCCGCTGGGCATACCGGCAATGGCGGGCTTACTTGGATTGTCCGAAGGCTATTTCATGCGGGCGTTCAAGAACGCGACGGGCAAGAGCCCGCACAGTTACCTGATCGACCGACGCCTTGCCAAGGCCCGCGCACTGATACGCGATTCGACAGCAAGCCTGGCAGAGATCGCCCACACCTGCGGTTTTAACTCCCAGGCGCACATGGCAACCACGTTCAGGCAACGCCTTGGATTAAGTCCGGTACAGCTGCGTGGATATGTGAGGTCGTTAGTGCAGGGGTCGGGCAAATATCAGCCAAAAGCAGCCATTGGAATATCCTCCCGGCCATGAGACAACGACCGGGAGCCCTGCGAACCACCTACCCAATCAAGGAGAGTTGCACATCATGGACGAAGCCATTACTTACCGAACTGCAACGGTAGAAGACGCACTTAGCATGTGTGAGTTGGGACAATTGCTTAACGCGGTGCACCACGCTGCCCGTCCCGATATTTACGCGGCTGCCACCCAAGACTTTTCGCGCGACCTTCCTCACTGGTCAGGCCTTTTCGAGAAACCGGGTCAGGTTGTATTCATCGCGAATGTCGGTCACCAGACCGCAGCCTTCATTACTGCCAGCCTGTCGGCAAGTTCTGGGCCGCTGATGCAACCGCTGAATGTTGTTCGCATCGGATCGGTATGTGTTGCCGAGCAATTTTGGGGGAAAGGTATTGGACGTGGGCTTATTCAACTCGTTAAAAACTGGGCAATCGAACATGACGCTCAGGACTTGAGGTTGTCTGTCTGGCCGTTCAATGCACGTGCGGCTCGCATGTACACAGAGTTCGGGTTTGAGACGCGTGCTTTCGAGATGGGAATGCGTCTGTAAAGGCGATCACCCTAAAGGTGAAAAGAGGTTCAAGGGACCTCTGCGGAGTCATTCGTGACTGACAGCCAATAGCGGTCATTCATTCTTGAACACCAAAAAATCGATAGGACTGAATATGAGCGAGCTACCGAAGTCCGGCACGGGCCATGATGATGTAACACGGAAGAAAATCCATGCTGCCGTAGCGGCGAGAAACTTGGCAAGCGCATCGAACAATACCAAGTGGGATGAGCTGATCAACCATTTCCGCCAGCTTCAGGGTTGGCGTCCGTCATACCGATTCAAGTCCGTCACTGGATACATCTCAGGGTGGGATGTCGAGTGGTTTTACCATCTGCCGTTTCCATTTGCGTCCGTCGAATGGTTCGACATTGGCTTGTTGGAAGCAGCCCCCTCAAAAGGAAGGCTGCTTGCACGTACAACCATTGACCATACAGACGAAATATCGAAGATCGTCGCACACATTGGATTCGAGTTTGACGTGCGCGCTGACGTTCTGAGAATTTGGGGGTACATCCCAAAATCGTATGAAGACTTTCCGCCTGTGTGACAGTCTGCAATGAAAACAGGACAGACTTGTTTCTCTGTCACCAGCCTCAACAGCAATGAAGAATAAATCTGCCCCCCTTTTTCCACATCGTAATGTCACCCTGTGGTTTCCCGGCCCATCAAGTGCTTGGGCTCTGGTGTACTCGCTTCAGGATGCCAGTGCCCCGTACTTTGACTTCATGTACACCAGCAAAGAGCCGCCTCAGGAAGCCCTGTCCGCATTGCTATGGAAGTATCCACAGTGCACCGTTATCGATTGGTCGCTCGGACGTTTGGCCTGCATCAAGGCCCAGGGTGTGGATGTTGAGACGCTAGCGGAAATTATCCGGGAAGTCGCTGAAACTGCTTGGGGTGAGCGCATCACAGTCGTCGATGCTTCGTACGAGGAAATGGGTAGAGCGTGACCCAAGAGCGGACACTTGATCAAGATTTTCGGGCACCATAAAGCCAAGCAATAACGAGTAGTGGATATGAAACATGAACTTTGGCTGGAACCGGATGGCTGCCAGACTTTCTGCCTAGCCGATGCTCACGGAGATGGGGCGCGCAGGCTTCTTCACGAAAAAGCCAAACTTATCTGGGAGGTTGAAGCTGAAAGTCACTTCGTAGCGATGAGCAAATACTATTCGTATATGGACTGGGGCGAATACCAGACAGACTTTCCCGAACAAGATCAAATCCCCTACACGGAACCAGGATGGGGTGTTTAGCCGTAGCACCGTCCTCCTCTATCAGCTCTTGACGTCTATGGTCTCATTCGGATCGATAGCTGCCGGTCTACGCCGACAAAAATCAGCAAAATGAAGTCGCTGGCTGCTCGGTTTAGCGTAAGCGGCTAGCCAATTCACCTAGTGCCGACCACTGATTCAGCATCGACCTAGCTGAATGCTAACCAAAAAGGTTGATGAGCACTCTATGATTCAATGAATCCGAGTCTGATAATACCCTGGATATCAGAGTCCTAGGCAGGGTAAATAATGGATAATTATGCAGCACGCTATGTGATATTTGCTTTGTCCCTCTTCGTGTTGTGTGAGCCAGTACAAGCATCAGTATGGCAAATTTGCAGTATGGAACTACGTATCACTAATGTATTGAAACGTCCGTATCCGCAGCTACAGGCCCAGATCCTGAAGGTAATCCCGGCATCGCCCACTGTGGAATGTCCAAAAGAAGGGTCCACCCTCACTTTTACCCCAGAAACTACAAACTACCAAAGTGAGCTCCCACGTCGACAGTGGCCCAACAAAGGACAGTCCGTGCACGTTAATTACCGGTATTTGGATGGCATATGTAAGGGAGATGGCAATAATTATGGGTGCCGTATTAAGCACTACCCAATAGTCGGCCCTTGAGTGGCAAGAGCCTCCCAATTCAATCTACATTAGTTGGGTCGGCCCCCACTGATGCGGCAGCAACCGGTCGATCTCACTCGCCCGGTGCGTCGGCAGGCGCGTGAGAACATCTTTCAGATATGCATACGGATCATGACCATTGAGCCGCGCAGACTGGATCAAACTCATGATCGCCGCCGCCCGTTTTCCACTGCGTAACGAGCCTGCGAAGAGCCAGCTTTTTCTCGGACGCCGCTGGTACTGCTTGCAAGGCCTGAAGCTCTGCTTCAATCGCTGCGATATCGGTATCGATCAGGTCATCGAGCAAACTGGCCTGCTCAGGATTCATCTGCTCGCTGCGCTTGGCAAACTTCAAACGCTTGAGCTGGGCGATTTCGTGGGTCAGCCTCTCGATCACCGCCTGATTGCGGTTGATCTTCTTGCCCATCGTCTCAATGGTTTTACCCATCGTTTCGACCGTCTTACCCAGCGTGTCAACCTGACGGTAGAGCATCTCAACACGCTGCATCAACTGCGCGTTGCCATGGCAGTCCCAGCACCAATGCCTGAAGTTGCTCGGTATCCAGTTCCATCTCAGAACCATGGCGAATGCCAGGCCAGTGGAACTTGCCTTGGTTCAACCGGCGCGCCGCCAGCCATATTCCGAATCCGTCATGCACCAGCACTTTCATGCGATTGGTGCGGCGGTTGGCGAACAGATAAGCACAGTGCGACTGCGCGCAATCACCTTGTCTAAAGCCGTATCGGTGCCTGCGCGCATGTCCATCGGGCCTCGATCTACGCCCTTCGATCTGCTGGCATTGACATCCCCACTGAACGGTCAGTCTGGAGCGAGAAGATAGATCCAGAGGATTGGTATTGCGAAAGCGAACCGGAATATTGGATCAATATCGCATTTGAAGCGCCTGTGGCCCTGCTTCAAGCATTTCTTTGGTGTGCATTGGCTAGAGATTTTGCTGCAATTGAGCCTAAACCCGAGTGTGCTTTGTACCTCTTCAATTTGAAGAAGCGGGTCATGGTTTTCCCATATGACGACAGGGGTATGGATGTAGTTGGCCCTAACAAAGATCTGCTTTCACAGCTGTATCGTCAGCATCATACATACCTGCTGGATTACGACCGACACGCGATGGACAGCACATTCGCAGGGCCTGCGCGCTAGCCTTGCTTACATTGGAGCTGAAACTGTGCCCACTGGGCCGCCACCTCCTTCAGGTCGATTCCACTCAGTTGCCACCTGCAAAAATCGTAAGCGTCCGTCCAATACACCTTGCGCAACGTAACTGACTTGCACCGGGCTAGAATCCTAACCGCAGCCGCGTCGGGGATGCTGGAAGCGATGTGTTAGGTGCAAATGGAAGTGCGCGTAGTGAGCAGTGGAGCCGAAGTCGGAGCGCCGATGGAAGGACAAGGGCCCCTTGATATCACCCGCGATTTTGCCCGTTGCTCTACAGGCCCCCGGGGGGGACTGAATATTCCTTGCTCGTCGTGATCGCTGTAATCGCCAAACGGTTTTTGCGGGGCGGAAAACGTGGGGACGAAATGAAGTCCAAGCTTTATGCGGCAGCGCCACCTGATTTATCGGTAAGCTACGCTTTTAGCTCGCTGTAAATCCACTCCTAACCATACCCTGATGACCAATATGCTTGACTGGGACAGCCTC
Proteins encoded in this window:
- a CDS encoding AraC family transcriptional regulator, with translation MVFMNHRSRLQPTPRPEPVRRVEAGPWAIELLPGAAYATRYVAPQAAIGFAFDSQRGLHAIGSDRVLPFDAMPNGLAFVPAGCDVLSESPMGGEYLRVMRTDGNALVGDSAFNNRIDQQAITLALRMRGALLHASVDDDWEAWALALAERATGDQTFSAPPQGSITGSRMRLLDEFIDAGLDGPLGIPAMAGLLGLSEGYFMRAFKNATGKSPHSYLIDRRLAKARALIRDSTASLAEIAHTCGFNSQAHMATTFRQRLGLSPVQLRGYVRSLVQGSGKYQPKAAIGISSRP
- a CDS encoding threonine dehydratase is translated as MLRLTRDDIEHAAHHVYQVMPATAQYPWPLLAERLGCTVWVKHENHTPTGAFKVRGGITFMHWLKREHPGIKGIVSATRGNHGQSLALAASALGLRALIVVPEGNSVEKNNAMRAFGGEVVECGRDFDEAREEAARLAQAHGLYLVPPFHAELVKGVATYALELFKAAPDLDTVYVPIGCGSGICGVIAARDALGLNTRVVGVVSTNAEAAKLSFDTGAICETASANTFADGLAVRKPIPEAFAIYAQGAQRIVSVSEAQIAEAMCVYYTDTHNLAEGAGAAALAALIQEREAMAGRRVGVILSGGNVDRSVYARVIA
- the tnpB gene encoding IS66 family insertion sequence element accessory protein TnpB (TnpB, as the term is used for proteins encoded by IS66 family insertion elements, is considered an accessory protein, since TnpC, encoded by a neighboring gene, is a DDE family transposase.), whose protein sequence is MPVRFRNTNPLDLSSRSRLTVQWGCQCQQIEGRRSRPDGHARRHRYGFRQGDCAQSHCAYLFANRRTNRMKVLVHDGFGIWLAARRLNQGKFHWPGIRHGSEMELDTEQLQALVLGLPWQRAVDAAC
- a CDS encoding DUF6678 family protein, translating into MSELPKSGTGHDDVTRKKIHAAVAARNLASASNNTKWDELINHFRQLQGWRPSYRFKSVTGYISGWDVEWFYHLPFPFASVEWFDIGLLEAAPSKGRLLARTTIDHTDEISKIVAHIGFEFDVRADVLRIWGYIPKSYEDFPPV
- a CDS encoding DUF3885 domain-containing protein, whose translation is MDVVGPNKDLLSQLYRQHHTYLLDYDRHAMDSTFAGPAR
- a CDS encoding GNAT family N-acetyltransferase; the encoded protein is MDEAITYRTATVEDALSMCELGQLLNAVHHAARPDIYAAATQDFSRDLPHWSGLFEKPGQVVFIANVGHQTAAFITASLSASSGPLMQPLNVVRIGSVCVAEQFWGKGIGRGLIQLVKNWAIEHDAQDLRLSVWPFNARAARMYTEFGFETRAFEMGMRL